A single genomic interval of Mycolicibacterium sp. MU0053 harbors:
- the catA gene encoding catechol 1,2-dioxygenase gives MTTMQSPAEQASAAASGASATERFHADKSPFEAVKDTPPERVDMLAREVLDAVHATIRKHKVTYAEYNALKAWLINVGEDGEWPLFLDVWVEHVVEQVSTEHRHGNKGSIEGPYYVPNSPERGAVGSVPMRENEAGTPLVWHGRITSTDGKPLAGKVELWHADSDGFYSQFAPGLPEWNLRGTFSTGSDGNFQITTIRPAPYQIPTDGSCGKLIAAAGWHAWRPAHLHVKVSAPGHESLTAQLYFPGDPHNEDDIASAVKPELLLDPQTHPDGHDEMTYRFVLDPVQA, from the coding sequence ATGACCACCATGCAATCCCCAGCAGAGCAGGCCTCGGCCGCCGCCTCCGGCGCCTCGGCCACCGAACGCTTCCACGCCGACAAGTCCCCGTTCGAAGCGGTCAAGGACACCCCACCCGAGCGGGTCGACATGCTCGCCCGCGAGGTCCTCGACGCCGTGCACGCGACGATCCGCAAGCACAAGGTGACCTACGCCGAGTACAACGCCCTCAAGGCGTGGCTCATCAACGTCGGCGAAGACGGCGAATGGCCGCTGTTCCTCGACGTCTGGGTCGAGCATGTCGTCGAGCAGGTGTCCACCGAGCACCGGCACGGCAACAAGGGCAGCATCGAAGGCCCGTACTACGTGCCGAATTCGCCGGAGCGCGGCGCCGTCGGCTCGGTCCCGATGCGCGAGAACGAGGCCGGCACGCCGCTGGTCTGGCATGGCCGGATCACCTCCACCGACGGAAAGCCGTTGGCGGGCAAGGTGGAACTGTGGCATGCCGATAGCGACGGCTTCTACTCCCAGTTCGCCCCCGGGTTGCCCGAGTGGAACCTGCGCGGCACGTTCTCCACCGGATCCGACGGCAACTTCCAGATCACCACGATCCGGCCCGCGCCCTATCAGATCCCCACCGACGGCTCCTGCGGCAAGCTGATCGCCGCGGCCGGCTGGCACGCCTGGCGCCCGGCACATCTCCACGTCAAGGTCTCGGCTCCCGGCCACGAATCGCTCACCGCGCAGCTGTATTTCCCCGGCGACCCGCACAACGAGGACGACATCGCCAGCGCCGTCAAGCCCGAACTCCTGCTGGACCCGCAGACACATCCCGACGGGCACGACGAGATGACGTACCGCTTCGTGCTCGATCCGGTGCAGGCCTGA
- the aroQ gene encoding type II 3-dehydroquinate dehydratase — MTERRLLLLNGPNLNLLGTREPEIYGSTTLAQVEESTRELAAEFGFDLRALQSNAEGALIDAIHAARVDCAGIIINPAAYSHTSVAIADALSAVALPVAEVHLSNVARREAFRHHSYVSAVADVVIAGAGPLGYAFAVRYLADRIVS, encoded by the coding sequence ATGACCGAACGCCGTCTGTTGCTGCTCAACGGGCCGAACCTGAACCTGCTGGGGACCCGCGAACCGGAGATCTACGGGTCGACGACCTTGGCTCAGGTCGAGGAGAGCACCCGCGAGTTGGCCGCCGAGTTCGGCTTCGACCTGCGCGCGCTGCAGAGCAACGCCGAGGGCGCGCTGATCGACGCAATCCACGCGGCCCGCGTCGACTGCGCCGGCATCATCATCAATCCGGCGGCCTACTCGCACACGTCGGTGGCGATCGCCGACGCGCTGTCCGCGGTCGCGCTGCCGGTCGCCGAAGTGCATCTGAGCAATGTGGCACGCCGCGAGGCGTTCCGGCACCACTCGTATGTGTCGGCGGTCGCCGACGTCGTCATCGCCGGGGCGGGTCCGCTCGGCTACGCCTTCGCGGTGCGGTACCTGGCCGACCGGATCGTGTCGTGA
- a CDS encoding mandelate racemase/muconate lactonizing enzyme family protein produces the protein MKITAVEAIPFAIPYTKPLKFASGEVHTAEHVLVRVHTDDGIVGIAEAPPRPFTYGETQAGILAVISEVFTPQIVGLRLTEREVVHARLARTIGNPTAKAAIDMAIWDALGRTLGLPVTDLLGGFTDRMRVSHMLGFDDPATMVAEAEKMIDRHGISTFKVKVGRRPVQLDTAVVRALRERFGDSVELYVDGNRGWTAAESLRAMQEMADLDLLFAEELCPADDVLGRRWLVEKLDIPFIADESVPTPADVTREILGGSATAISIKTARTGFTGSTRVHHLAEGLGLEVVMGNQIDGQLGTACAVTFGAAHALTSRRAGELSNYLDMADDLLAEPLQISDGVLRVPFGVGLGVDLDPEKLTRYRTDN, from the coding sequence ATGAAAATCACCGCGGTCGAAGCGATTCCGTTCGCCATCCCGTACACCAAACCGCTGAAGTTCGCCTCCGGAGAGGTGCACACCGCCGAGCACGTGCTGGTGCGGGTGCACACCGACGACGGCATCGTCGGCATCGCCGAGGCGCCGCCGCGGCCGTTCACCTACGGCGAGACCCAGGCCGGCATCCTCGCCGTCATCTCCGAGGTGTTCACCCCCCAGATCGTCGGGCTGCGCCTGACCGAACGCGAGGTCGTGCACGCGCGGTTGGCGCGCACCATCGGTAACCCGACCGCCAAGGCCGCGATAGACATGGCCATCTGGGATGCGCTGGGCCGCACCCTGGGCCTGCCGGTGACGGATCTGCTCGGTGGTTTCACCGACCGCATGCGGGTCAGCCACATGCTGGGCTTCGACGACCCCGCCACCATGGTGGCCGAGGCCGAGAAAATGATTGACCGGCACGGTATTTCGACGTTCAAGGTCAAGGTCGGCCGACGGCCGGTGCAGCTGGACACCGCGGTGGTGCGCGCCCTGCGGGAACGCTTCGGTGACTCCGTCGAACTCTATGTCGACGGCAACCGGGGCTGGACGGCCGCCGAATCGCTGCGGGCCATGCAGGAAATGGCCGACCTGGATTTGCTCTTCGCCGAGGAACTGTGCCCGGCCGACGACGTGCTGGGCCGGCGCTGGCTCGTCGAGAAGCTCGACATCCCGTTCATCGCAGACGAATCGGTGCCGACGCCGGCCGATGTCACCCGCGAGATCCTGGGCGGGTCGGCGACGGCCATCAGCATCAAGACCGCCCGCACCGGGTTCACCGGATCGACGCGGGTGCATCACCTGGCCGAGGGGCTCGGACTGGAGGTGGTGATGGGCAACCAGATCGACGGCCAGCTCGGCACCGCGTGCGCGGTCACCTTCGGGGCCGCCCACGCCTTGACCTCGCGGCGGGCCGGCGAGTTGTCGAACTACCTCGACATGGCCGACGACCTGTTGGCCGAACCGCTGCAGATCAGCGACGGCGTGCTGCGCGTCCCGTTCGGCGTCGGCCTCGGCGTCGACCTGGACCCCGAGAAACTCACCCGGTATCGCACCGACAACTAG
- the catC gene encoding muconolactone Delta-isomerase yields MRFLVRMDVHIPVDLDPQRRTDLVTREKRYSQDLQRSGKWPHIWRVVGEYANYSIFDVESNDELHQILSGLPLFPYMNIHVTPLAVHPSDINAG; encoded by the coding sequence ATGCGGTTTCTGGTGCGGATGGACGTGCACATCCCCGTCGACCTCGATCCGCAGCGACGCACCGACCTGGTGACCCGGGAGAAGCGCTACTCGCAGGACCTGCAGCGGTCCGGAAAGTGGCCGCACATCTGGCGCGTGGTGGGCGAGTACGCCAACTACTCGATCTTCGATGTCGAGTCCAATGACGAGTTGCACCAAATTCTTTCCGGTCTGCCGCTGTTCCCCTACATGAACATCCACGTCACCCCGCTGGCGGTGCACCCCTCGGACATCAACGCCGGCTGA